A genomic window from Labeo rohita strain BAU-BD-2019 chromosome 6, IGBB_LRoh.1.0, whole genome shotgun sequence includes:
- the zeb2b gene encoding zinc finger E-box-binding homeobox 2b isoform X2 — translation MRELIMADGPRCKRRKQANPRRKNVLDYENVVETGSETEEEDRLLVSEEDGLLNGAGSPVSLVNHESVAPPSPTLGHTLLRKTVDDEDDMKDSGIENVWHENDLLSASVDGTDEMKGDYDTMGPDAALEPVGNGTVKSVHCATEFEDFFGKRKLVDTESHVVSIAEYLQRGDTAIIYPEAPEELSRSRLATPEANGHEENDLPPGTPDAFAQLLTCPYCDRGYKRLTSLKEHIKYRHEKNEENFACPLCSYTFAYRTQLERHMATHKPGRDQHQILNQGSGNRKFKCTECGKAFKYKHHLKEHLRIHSGEKPYECPNCKKRFSHSGSYSSHISSKKCIGLIAINGRVRNNLKTGSSPTSASSSPTNTAISQLRHKLENGKPLGLQDQSNHLNIKSEPLDFNDYKLMMASHGYGTGSPFLNGGVRGGSPLGIHNSQSPLQHLGMGMEGQMLGYPSLGNNLSEVQKVLQIVDNTVCRQKMDCKPEEISKLKAYMKELGSHIEEQKQGLTSPGGPQNTLPLINHNGATKSIIDYTLEKVNEAKACLQSLTTDSKRQISNIKKEKANHLLDVGIEDKMHENNNLMFTPFSCQYCKETFPGPIPLHQHERYLCKMNEEIKAVLQPTQNATTNKTGLFAEKHGLLHPSIIPEKGVNGPISPYKDHMSVLKAYFAMNMEPNSEELLKISIAVGLPQEFVKEWFEQRKVFQYANSRTPPLDRNHVEPGHPVSVHTPTKDSLGMRSPMSLVKGADRITSPSIPELHNNINNCDTPLRLSKTAQFSNHKQLGDKLDHSRSNTPSPLNLSSASSKNSHTSSYTPNSFTSEDLQAEPLDLSLPKLMKEPKHILTVKSRPKLNSTPTDHNHVVTPREHADEPLNLAYLSKKEFGSPNANSSLDKSSSPMFGLNPFAAKPLYTSLPPQSAFPPPTFMPPVQASLPGLRPYPSLDQISFLPHMAYTYAAGAASFAEMQQRRKYQRKPGFQSELLDGPADYLSSLDDMADPEACLSRKKIKKTESGMYACDLCDKTFQKSSSLLRHKYEHTGKRPHQCQICKKAFKHKHHLIEHSRLHSGEKPYQCDKCGKRFSHSGSYSQHMNHRYSYCKREAEEREAAEREAREKGHLEPTELLLNRAYLQGIAPPGYPEHQEREPILRDGLNGSIRERLKEVEGAFVKMGRRDDEFEEEEEESENKSMDTDGDTMRDEEENGEHSMDESSVDGKTESKSDHEDGVEDAV, via the exons TGTTGGACTATGAGAACGTTGTAGAAACCGGATCAGAGACGGAAGAAGAAGACAGACTTCTGGTGTCGGAGGAGGACGGACTGCTCAACGGGGCGGGGAGTCCAGTCAGCCTCGTCAATCATGAGTCCGTGGCTCCGCCTTCGCCGACCCTGGGTCACACACTGCTGAGGAAGACTGTGGATGATGAAGATGATATGAAGGACAGTGGAATAGAGAACGTCTGGCACGAAAACGACTTGCTGAGTGCATCAGTCGATGGTACCG ATGAGATGAAGGGAGACTACGACACTATGGGGCCTGATGCCGCTTTAGAGCCGGTTGGGAACGGTACAG TGAAGAGCGTTCACTGCGCTACTGAGTTTGAGGATTTCTTCGGGAAGCGCAAACTGGTGGACACTGAAAGTCATGTGGTCAGCATTGCCGAATACCTCCAAAGAGGAGACACAGCCATCATCTACCCCGAGGCACCGGAGGAACTCTCCCGTTCCCGCCTCGCCACGCCCGAAGCCAACGGACACGAGGAGAACG ACCTGCCACCTGGAACTCCAGATGCTTTCGCCCAACTGTTGACCTGCCCCTACTGCGACCGGGGTTACAAACGCTTGACTTCCCTAAAGGAACACATCAAGTACCGGCACGAGAAAAACGAGGAGAACTTCGCCTGCCCTCTGTGCAGCTACACGTTTGCTTACCGCACTCAGCTGGAGAGACATATGGCCACACACAAGCCAGGACGAGATCAG CACCAGATTCTCAACCAGGGTTCTGGCAACCGCAAGTTCAAATGCACTGAATGTGGCAAGGCCTTCAAATACAAACACCATCTAAAGGAGCACCTGCGGATACACAGTG GTGAGAAGCCATACGAATGTCCAAACTGTAAGAAGAGATTCTCGCACTCCGGGTCGTACAGTTCGCACATAAGCAGTAAGAAATGCATCGGACTGATCGCCATCAACGGCAGGGTGAGGAACAACCTGAAGACGGGTTCATCTCCAACCTCCGCATCATCCTCCCCTACGAACACCGCCATTTCCCAGCTACGACACAAACTGGAGAATGGCAAACCCCTCGGTCTGCAAGACCAGTCCAACCACCTCAACATCAAATCTGAACCACTGGACTTCAACGACTATAAGCTGATGATGGCCTCTCATGGCTATGGTACGGGCAGCCCCTTCCTGAATGGCGGTGTGAGGGGAGGCAGCCCACTGGGCATCCATAACTCCCAGAGTCCCCTTCAGCACTTGGGCATGGGTATGGAGGGGCAAATGCTGGGATACCCGTCGCTGGGAAACAACCTGAGCGAGGTGCAGAAGGTCCTGCAGATTGTGGACAACACTGTGTGTCGACAAAAAATGGACTGCAAGCCCGAGGAGATCTCCAAGTTGAAGGCGTACATGAAGGAGTTGGGTTCCCACATAGAGGAACAGAAGCAAGGGCTCACCTCGCCCGGTGGACCGCAGAACACTCTTCCACTCATCAATCACAACGGTGCCACCAAGAGCATCATAGACTACACGCTGGAGAAGGTCAACGAAGCCAAAGCCTGCCTTCAGAGCTTGACTACGGACTCTAAGAGGCAAATTAGCAATATCAAGAAAGAGAAGGCAAATCATCTGCTAGATGTAGGTATAGAGGACAAAATGCACGAGAATAATAATCTAATGTTTACACCCTTCTCCTGCCAGTATTGCAAAGAGACCTTCCCTGGCCCTATTCCCCTGCACCAGCACGAGCGCTACCTTTGCAAGATGAACGAGGAAATCAAAGCCGTGCTTCAGCCCACTCAGAACGCCACGACCAACAAAACCGGCTTGTTTGCTGAGAAACACGGCCTCTTGCACCCCTCCATCATCCCTGAGAAGGGTGTCAACGGCCCTATCAGTCCCTACAAGGACCACATGTCAGTGCTGAAAGCTTATTTCGCCATGAACATGGAGCCCAACTCGGAGGAACTACTGAAAATCTCCATAGCGGTCGGCCTTCCGCAGGAGTTTGTGAAAGAGTGGTTTGAGCAAAGGAAAGTCTTTCAGTACGCTAATTCCAGGACTCCTCCTTTAGACAGGAACCATGTGGAGCCTGGCCATCCTGTCTCCGTTCACACACCCACTAAAGACTCTTTAGGCATGCGGTCTCCGATGTCCCTGGTCAAAGGTGCTGACCGCATCACATCCCCCTCCATCCCCGAGCTTCATAACAACATTAACAACTGCGACACCCCGCTCAGGCTCTCCAAAACCGCTCAGTTCTCCAACCACAAGCAGCTGGGGGATAAGCTGGACCACTCCAGAAGCAACACGCCATCTCCCCTTAACTTATCGTCCGCCTCCTCCAAAAACTCGCACACTAGCTCTTACACACCCAACAGCTTCACCTCCGAGGACCTGCAGGCTGAACCTCTCGACCTCTCGTTGCCAAAGCTCATGAAGGAGCCAAAGCACATCTTGACTGTGAAAAGCCGACCCAAGCTAAACAGCACCCCCACCGACCATAACCACGTCGTGACGCCCCGCGAGCACGCAGACGAGCCGCTCAACTTGGCTTATCTGTCCAAGAAGGAGTTTGGCAGCCCCAATGCAAACAGCAGTCTGGACAAGAGCTCGAGCCCCATGTTTGGTCTGAACCCCTTCGCTGCCAAACCCCTGTACACCTCCCTGCCGCCCCAAAGCGCATTTCCGCCTCCCACGTTTATGCCCCCGGTGCAAGCCAGTCTCCCGGGGCTGAGACCCTACCCCAGCCTCGACCAGATAAGCTTCTTGCCGCACATGGCCTACACGTACGCGGCGGGGGCGGCCAGCTTCGCCGAGATGCAGCAGAGGAGAAAATACCAGCGGAAGCCAGGGTTCCAG AGCGAGCTTCTTGACGGGCCGGCAGATTATCTGAGCAGTCTAGATGATATGGCCGACCCCGAGGCCTGTCTGTCCAGGAAGAAGATTAAGAAAACAGAAAGTGGTATGTACGCGTGTGACCTTTGCGACAAAACATTCCAGAAGAGCAGTTCCCTCCTCAGACACAAATATGAACACACAG GTAAACGGCCGCACCAGTGTCAGATCTGCAAGAAAGCGTTCAAACACAAGCACCATCTGATCGAACACAGCCGCCTGCACTCCGGAGAGAAGCCGTACCAGTGCGACAAGTGCGGCAAGCGCTTCTCGCACTCGGGCTCGTACTCGCAGCACATGAACCACAGGTACTCGTACTGCAAGAGGGAGGCCGAGGAGCGCGAGGCGGCCGAGCGCGAGGCCCGGGAAAAGGGTCACCTGGAGCCCACGGAGCTGCTGCTGAACCGGGCGTACCTGCAGGGCATCGCTCCGCCCGGATACCCCGAGCACCAGGAGCGGGAGCCCATCCTGCGGGACGGCCTGAACGGGAGCATACGGGAGCGACTCAAGGAGGTGGAGGGCGCCTTCGTGAAGATGGGCCGGCGGGACGACGAGTtcgaggaggaggaagaggagagcGAAAACAAAAGCATGGACACGGACGGGGACACCATGAGGGACGAGGAGGAAAACGGCGAGCACTCGATGGACGAGAGCTCCGTGGACGGCAAAACCGAATCCAAATCGGATCACGAGGACGGCGTGGAGGACGCGGTGTAG
- the zeb2b gene encoding zinc finger E-box-binding homeobox 2b isoform X5: MKDSGIENVWHENDLLSASVDGTDEMKGDYDTMGPDAALEPVGNGTVKSVHCATEFEDFFGKRKLVDTESHVVSIAEYLQRGDTAIIYPEAPEELSRSRLATPEANGHEENDLPPGTPDAFAQLLTCPYCDRGYKRLTSLKEHIKYRHEKNEENFACPLCSYTFAYRTQLERHMATHKPGRDQHQILNQGSGNRKFKCTECGKAFKYKHHLKEHLRIHSGEKPYECPNCKKRFSHSGSYSSHISSKKCIGLIAINGRVRNNLKTGSSPTSASSSPTNTAISQLRHKLENGKPLGLQDQSNHLNIKSEPLDFNDYKLMMASHGYGTGSPFLNGGVRGGSPLGIHNSQSPLQHLGMGMEGQMLGYPSLGNNLSEVQKVLQIVDNTVCRQKMDCKPEEISKLKAYMKELGSHIEEQKQGLTSPGGPQNTLPLINHNGATKSIIDYTLEKVNEAKACLQSLTTDSKRQISNIKKEKANHLLDVGIEDKMHENNNLMFTPFSCQYCKETFPGPIPLHQHERYLCKMNEEIKAVLQPTQNATTNKTGLFAEKHGLLHPSIIPEKGVNGPISPYKDHMSVLKAYFAMNMEPNSEELLKISIAVGLPQEFVKEWFEQRKVFQYANSRTPPLDRNHVEPGHPVSVHTPTKDSLGMRSPMSLVKGADRITSPSIPELHNNINNCDTPLRLSKTAQFSNHKQLGDKLDHSRSNTPSPLNLSSASSKNSHTSSYTPNSFTSEDLQAEPLDLSLPKLMKEPKHILTVKSRPKLNSTPTDHNHVVTPREHADEPLNLAYLSKKEFGSPNANSSLDKSSSPMFGLNPFAAKPLYTSLPPQSAFPPPTFMPPVQASLPGLRPYPSLDQISFLPHMAYTYAAGAASFAEMQQRRKYQRKPGFQSELLDGPADYLSSLDDMADPEACLSRKKIKKTESGMYACDLCDKTFQKSSSLLRHKYEHTGKRPHQCQICKKAFKHKHHLIEHSRLHSGEKPYQCDKCGKRFSHSGSYSQHMNHRYSYCKREAEEREAAEREAREKGHLEPTELLLNRAYLQGIAPPGYPEHQEREPILRDGLNGSIRERLKEVEGAFVKMGRRDDEFEEEEEESENKSMDTDGDTMRDEEENGEHSMDESSVDGKTESKSDHEDGVEDAV; this comes from the exons ATGAAGGACAGTGGAATAGAGAACGTCTGGCACGAAAACGACTTGCTGAGTGCATCAGTCGATGGTACCG ATGAGATGAAGGGAGACTACGACACTATGGGGCCTGATGCCGCTTTAGAGCCGGTTGGGAACGGTACAG TGAAGAGCGTTCACTGCGCTACTGAGTTTGAGGATTTCTTCGGGAAGCGCAAACTGGTGGACACTGAAAGTCATGTGGTCAGCATTGCCGAATACCTCCAAAGAGGAGACACAGCCATCATCTACCCCGAGGCACCGGAGGAACTCTCCCGTTCCCGCCTCGCCACGCCCGAAGCCAACGGACACGAGGAGAACG ACCTGCCACCTGGAACTCCAGATGCTTTCGCCCAACTGTTGACCTGCCCCTACTGCGACCGGGGTTACAAACGCTTGACTTCCCTAAAGGAACACATCAAGTACCGGCACGAGAAAAACGAGGAGAACTTCGCCTGCCCTCTGTGCAGCTACACGTTTGCTTACCGCACTCAGCTGGAGAGACATATGGCCACACACAAGCCAGGACGAGATCAG CACCAGATTCTCAACCAGGGTTCTGGCAACCGCAAGTTCAAATGCACTGAATGTGGCAAGGCCTTCAAATACAAACACCATCTAAAGGAGCACCTGCGGATACACAGTG GTGAGAAGCCATACGAATGTCCAAACTGTAAGAAGAGATTCTCGCACTCCGGGTCGTACAGTTCGCACATAAGCAGTAAGAAATGCATCGGACTGATCGCCATCAACGGCAGGGTGAGGAACAACCTGAAGACGGGTTCATCTCCAACCTCCGCATCATCCTCCCCTACGAACACCGCCATTTCCCAGCTACGACACAAACTGGAGAATGGCAAACCCCTCGGTCTGCAAGACCAGTCCAACCACCTCAACATCAAATCTGAACCACTGGACTTCAACGACTATAAGCTGATGATGGCCTCTCATGGCTATGGTACGGGCAGCCCCTTCCTGAATGGCGGTGTGAGGGGAGGCAGCCCACTGGGCATCCATAACTCCCAGAGTCCCCTTCAGCACTTGGGCATGGGTATGGAGGGGCAAATGCTGGGATACCCGTCGCTGGGAAACAACCTGAGCGAGGTGCAGAAGGTCCTGCAGATTGTGGACAACACTGTGTGTCGACAAAAAATGGACTGCAAGCCCGAGGAGATCTCCAAGTTGAAGGCGTACATGAAGGAGTTGGGTTCCCACATAGAGGAACAGAAGCAAGGGCTCACCTCGCCCGGTGGACCGCAGAACACTCTTCCACTCATCAATCACAACGGTGCCACCAAGAGCATCATAGACTACACGCTGGAGAAGGTCAACGAAGCCAAAGCCTGCCTTCAGAGCTTGACTACGGACTCTAAGAGGCAAATTAGCAATATCAAGAAAGAGAAGGCAAATCATCTGCTAGATGTAGGTATAGAGGACAAAATGCACGAGAATAATAATCTAATGTTTACACCCTTCTCCTGCCAGTATTGCAAAGAGACCTTCCCTGGCCCTATTCCCCTGCACCAGCACGAGCGCTACCTTTGCAAGATGAACGAGGAAATCAAAGCCGTGCTTCAGCCCACTCAGAACGCCACGACCAACAAAACCGGCTTGTTTGCTGAGAAACACGGCCTCTTGCACCCCTCCATCATCCCTGAGAAGGGTGTCAACGGCCCTATCAGTCCCTACAAGGACCACATGTCAGTGCTGAAAGCTTATTTCGCCATGAACATGGAGCCCAACTCGGAGGAACTACTGAAAATCTCCATAGCGGTCGGCCTTCCGCAGGAGTTTGTGAAAGAGTGGTTTGAGCAAAGGAAAGTCTTTCAGTACGCTAATTCCAGGACTCCTCCTTTAGACAGGAACCATGTGGAGCCTGGCCATCCTGTCTCCGTTCACACACCCACTAAAGACTCTTTAGGCATGCGGTCTCCGATGTCCCTGGTCAAAGGTGCTGACCGCATCACATCCCCCTCCATCCCCGAGCTTCATAACAACATTAACAACTGCGACACCCCGCTCAGGCTCTCCAAAACCGCTCAGTTCTCCAACCACAAGCAGCTGGGGGATAAGCTGGACCACTCCAGAAGCAACACGCCATCTCCCCTTAACTTATCGTCCGCCTCCTCCAAAAACTCGCACACTAGCTCTTACACACCCAACAGCTTCACCTCCGAGGACCTGCAGGCTGAACCTCTCGACCTCTCGTTGCCAAAGCTCATGAAGGAGCCAAAGCACATCTTGACTGTGAAAAGCCGACCCAAGCTAAACAGCACCCCCACCGACCATAACCACGTCGTGACGCCCCGCGAGCACGCAGACGAGCCGCTCAACTTGGCTTATCTGTCCAAGAAGGAGTTTGGCAGCCCCAATGCAAACAGCAGTCTGGACAAGAGCTCGAGCCCCATGTTTGGTCTGAACCCCTTCGCTGCCAAACCCCTGTACACCTCCCTGCCGCCCCAAAGCGCATTTCCGCCTCCCACGTTTATGCCCCCGGTGCAAGCCAGTCTCCCGGGGCTGAGACCCTACCCCAGCCTCGACCAGATAAGCTTCTTGCCGCACATGGCCTACACGTACGCGGCGGGGGCGGCCAGCTTCGCCGAGATGCAGCAGAGGAGAAAATACCAGCGGAAGCCAGGGTTCCAG AGCGAGCTTCTTGACGGGCCGGCAGATTATCTGAGCAGTCTAGATGATATGGCCGACCCCGAGGCCTGTCTGTCCAGGAAGAAGATTAAGAAAACAGAAAGTGGTATGTACGCGTGTGACCTTTGCGACAAAACATTCCAGAAGAGCAGTTCCCTCCTCAGACACAAATATGAACACACAG GTAAACGGCCGCACCAGTGTCAGATCTGCAAGAAAGCGTTCAAACACAAGCACCATCTGATCGAACACAGCCGCCTGCACTCCGGAGAGAAGCCGTACCAGTGCGACAAGTGCGGCAAGCGCTTCTCGCACTCGGGCTCGTACTCGCAGCACATGAACCACAGGTACTCGTACTGCAAGAGGGAGGCCGAGGAGCGCGAGGCGGCCGAGCGCGAGGCCCGGGAAAAGGGTCACCTGGAGCCCACGGAGCTGCTGCTGAACCGGGCGTACCTGCAGGGCATCGCTCCGCCCGGATACCCCGAGCACCAGGAGCGGGAGCCCATCCTGCGGGACGGCCTGAACGGGAGCATACGGGAGCGACTCAAGGAGGTGGAGGGCGCCTTCGTGAAGATGGGCCGGCGGGACGACGAGTtcgaggaggaggaagaggagagcGAAAACAAAAGCATGGACACGGACGGGGACACCATGAGGGACGAGGAGGAAAACGGCGAGCACTCGATGGACGAGAGCTCCGTGGACGGCAAAACCGAATCCAAATCGGATCACGAGGACGGCGTGGAGGACGCGGTGTAG